A single genomic interval of Megalobrama amblycephala isolate DHTTF-2021 linkage group LG15, ASM1881202v1, whole genome shotgun sequence harbors:
- the hic1l gene encoding hypermethylated in cancer 1 like isoform X1, whose protein sequence is MELPNYANQLLLQLNQQRSKGFLCDVIIMVENTLFRAHKSVLAATSHYFKSLVLHDNLIHLDPDMVDPAVFQQILDFIYTGKLSDETFEGLDLSSLLTTANFLQLNDLANLCSSKMNQNGSLNSVACGSSKSSFRLYEDHSSDTETYTCMTPPKKRHNAESKCIARKKQELGLDLSKKNVHSETTVNDEFFLSRNISNNMQLGINGKCVPKKEKWIIPLDGAQERKREGSRRKSKVNGYIPLSRVGSQLSQNQTFTLQLSVKKEKGIGGKKDETDGQKPNNGSTNFIYQKETFLKEAEEDNPYVCIPCEKGFPSSESLKSHVESHLDEDLEVKVEDEEEEERDGDPGVTRVSHEAAESLEQSPLKSLKDVDTLRPFPCNICGKMFTQRGTMTRHMRSHLGLKPFACEECGMRFTRQYRLTEHMRVHSGEKPYECQGFSFGFLIIISQCFNQWLNLCSMLSIFSCGMCIVLTILKMLGLADCIHAFSVEMRPKA, encoded by the exons ATGGAGCTCCCCAACTACGCCAATCAACTGCTTCTTCAGCTCAATCAACAACGATCCAAGGGCTTCCTGTGCGATGTCATCATCATGGTTGAGAATACGCTCTTCCGAGCCCACAAAAGTGTCCTCGCCGCCACCAGCCACTACTTCAAGTCCCTTGTCCTTCATGATAACCTCATCCACCTTGACCCTGATATGGTGGATCCAGCTGTTTTCCAGCAAATTCTGGATTTCATTTACACCGGTAAATTGTCAGATGAGACTTTTGAGGGACTGGATTTGAGCTCTCTGCTCACCACAGCAAACTTTCTCCAGCTCAATGACCTCGCAAACCTGTGTTCCAGTAAGATGAACCAAAATGGATCCCTCAATAGTGTAGCTTGTGGGAGCTCCAAATCTTCATTTCGCCTGTACGAAGACCACtcatcagacactgaaacatATACGTGTATGACTCCTCCCAAAAAAAGGCATAATGCTGAAAGTAAATGTATTGCAAGGAAAAAGCAGGAATTGGGGTTGGATTTGTCTAAGAAAAATGTTCATTCTGAGACAACAGTCAATGATGAGTTTTTTCTTTCTAGAAACATCTCCAACAATATGCAGCTAGGAATAAATGGGAAGTGTGTTCCAAAGAAAGAGAAGTGGATAATTCCTTTGGATGGAGCTCAGGAAAGAAAAAGGGAGGGATCCCGAAGAAAATCCAAGGTCAATGGTTACATTCCTCTTAGCAGGGTTGGAAGTCAATTAAGCCAGAATCAGACTTTCACTTTACAGTTGTCTGTAAAGAAAGAGAAAGGAATTGGAGGGAAAAAAGACGAAACTGACGGCCAAAAACCAAACAATGGCAGCACCAATTTTATTTACCAAAAGGAGACCTTTCTCAAAGAAGCTGAAGAGGACAACCCTTACGTTTGTATACCATGTGAAAAGGGTTTTCCCTCCTCTGAGAGTCTCAAGTCCCATGTGGAAAGTCATTTGGATGAAGACCTGGAAGTGAAGGTTGAggatgaggaggaagaggaacgTGATGGAGACCCTGGAGTCACCAGAGTCTCGCATGAAGCTGCTGAAAGCCTGGAGCAAAGTCCGCTAAAGTCCCTCAAAGATGTTGACACCTTGCGTCCATTCCCTTGCAACATTTGCGGCAAGATGTTCACACAACGTGGCACGATGACCCGCCACATGCGCAGCCACCTTGGCCTAAAGCCGTTTGCTTGTGAGGAGTGTGGTATGCGCTTCACCAGGCAGTACCGTCTCACTGAGCACATGCGTGTCCATTCAGGGGAGAAACCGTATGAGTGCCAG ggGTTTTCCTTTgggtttttaattattatttcccAATGCTTCAACCAATGGCTTAATTTATGCAGCATGTTGTCCATATTTTCTTGTGGCATGTGCATTGTTCTtacgattttaaaaatgttaggtTTAGCAGATTGCATTCACGCATTTAGTGTTGAAATGAGACCAAAAGCTTAA
- the hic1l gene encoding hypermethylated in cancer 1 like isoform X2, producing the protein MELPNYANQLLLQLNQQRSKGFLCDVIIMVENTLFRAHKSVLAATSHYFKSLVLHDNLIHLDPDMVDPAVFQQILDFIYTGKLSDETFEGLDLSSLLTTANFLQLNDLANLCSSKMNQNGSLNSVACGSSKSSFRLYEDHSSDTETYTCMTPPKKRHNAESKCIARKKQELGLDLSKKNVHSETTVNDEFFLSRNISNNMQLGINGKCVPKKEKWIIPLDGAQERKREGSRRKSKVNGYIPLSRVGSQLSQNQTFTLQLSVKKEKGIGGKKDETDGQKPNNGSTNFIYQKETFLKEAEEDNPYVCIPCEKGFPSSESLKSHVESHLDEDLEVKVEDEEEEERDGDPGVTRVSHEAAESLEQSPLKSLKDVDTLRPFPCNICGKMFTQRGTMTRHMRSHLGLKPFACEECGMRFTRQYRLTEHMRVHSGEKPYECQVCGGKFTQQRNLISHMRMHTSAS; encoded by the coding sequence ATGGAGCTCCCCAACTACGCCAATCAACTGCTTCTTCAGCTCAATCAACAACGATCCAAGGGCTTCCTGTGCGATGTCATCATCATGGTTGAGAATACGCTCTTCCGAGCCCACAAAAGTGTCCTCGCCGCCACCAGCCACTACTTCAAGTCCCTTGTCCTTCATGATAACCTCATCCACCTTGACCCTGATATGGTGGATCCAGCTGTTTTCCAGCAAATTCTGGATTTCATTTACACCGGTAAATTGTCAGATGAGACTTTTGAGGGACTGGATTTGAGCTCTCTGCTCACCACAGCAAACTTTCTCCAGCTCAATGACCTCGCAAACCTGTGTTCCAGTAAGATGAACCAAAATGGATCCCTCAATAGTGTAGCTTGTGGGAGCTCCAAATCTTCATTTCGCCTGTACGAAGACCACtcatcagacactgaaacatATACGTGTATGACTCCTCCCAAAAAAAGGCATAATGCTGAAAGTAAATGTATTGCAAGGAAAAAGCAGGAATTGGGGTTGGATTTGTCTAAGAAAAATGTTCATTCTGAGACAACAGTCAATGATGAGTTTTTTCTTTCTAGAAACATCTCCAACAATATGCAGCTAGGAATAAATGGGAAGTGTGTTCCAAAGAAAGAGAAGTGGATAATTCCTTTGGATGGAGCTCAGGAAAGAAAAAGGGAGGGATCCCGAAGAAAATCCAAGGTCAATGGTTACATTCCTCTTAGCAGGGTTGGAAGTCAATTAAGCCAGAATCAGACTTTCACTTTACAGTTGTCTGTAAAGAAAGAGAAAGGAATTGGAGGGAAAAAAGACGAAACTGACGGCCAAAAACCAAACAATGGCAGCACCAATTTTATTTACCAAAAGGAGACCTTTCTCAAAGAAGCTGAAGAGGACAACCCTTACGTTTGTATACCATGTGAAAAGGGTTTTCCCTCCTCTGAGAGTCTCAAGTCCCATGTGGAAAGTCATTTGGATGAAGACCTGGAAGTGAAGGTTGAggatgaggaggaagaggaacgTGATGGAGACCCTGGAGTCACCAGAGTCTCGCATGAAGCTGCTGAAAGCCTGGAGCAAAGTCCGCTAAAGTCCCTCAAAGATGTTGACACCTTGCGTCCATTCCCTTGCAACATTTGCGGCAAGATGTTCACACAACGTGGCACGATGACCCGCCACATGCGCAGCCACCTTGGCCTAAAGCCGTTTGCTTGTGAGGAGTGTGGTATGCGCTTCACCAGGCAGTACCGTCTCACTGAGCACATGCGTGTCCATTCAGGGGAGAAACCGTATGAGTGCCAGGTCTGTGGTGGGAAATTTACGCAACAAAGAAACCTCATTAGTCACATGCGGATGCATACCTCAGCATCTTAG